A single Lactuca sativa cultivar Salinas chromosome 8, Lsat_Salinas_v11, whole genome shotgun sequence DNA region contains:
- the LOC111885772 gene encoding 2,3-bisphosphoglycerate-independent phosphoglycerate mutase: MGSKEVSWKLADHPKLPKGKLVAVVVLDGWGDASPGKYNCIHVAETPTMDSLKNTAPDKWRLVRAHGTAVGLPTEDDMGNSEVGHNALGAGRIYAQGAKLVDLALASGKIYDDEGFKYIKESFANNTLHLIGLMSDGGVHSRLDQLQLLLKGASERGAKKIRVHVLTDGRDVLDGTSVTHAETLEKDLSELRAKGIDAQIASGGGRMYVTMDRYENDWQVVKRGWDAQVLGEAPHKFKNAVEAIKKLREAPNANDQYLPPFVIVDDGGKAVGPIVDGDAVVTVNFRADRMTMLAQALEYEKFDKFDRVRFPKIRYAGMLQYDGELKLPSHYLVSPPLIERTSGEYLVNNGIRTFACSETVKFGHVTFFWNGNRSGCFNSEKEEYVEIPSDSGITFNEKPKMKAFEIGEKARDAILSGKFDQVRVNIPNGDMVGHTGDVDATIVACKAADEAVKTILDAVEKVGGIYVVTADHGNAEDMVKRDKKGEPIVGKDGKVQILTSHTLQPVPVAIGGPGLASGVKFRKDVPNGGLANVAATVMNLHGFVAPDDYETTLIEVA; encoded by the exons ACTGCCCCTGATAAATGGAGACTGGTGAGGGCTCATGGTACTGCTGTTGGGCTTCCCACAGAGGATGACATGGGAAACAGTGAAGTAGGACATAATGCTCTTGGTGCTGGGAGAATCTATGCTCAAGG GGCAAAACTTGTTGATCTTGCCCTTGCATCTGGAAAAATATACGATGATGAAGGGTTCAAATACATTAAGGAATCTTTTGCAAACAACACCTTACACCTCATTGGATTAATGAGTGATGGAGGTGTCCACTCTCGCCTTGATCAATTACAG TTGTTGCTAAAAGGTGCTAGTGAGCGTGGGGCCAAGAAGATAAGAGTCCATGTTCTTACTGATGGTAGGGATGTTTTGGATGGAACAAGTGTCACCCATGCTGAAACCCTAGAAAAAGATCTCTCCGAGTTGCGTGCTAAAGGCATTGATGCACAAATTGCTTCCGGTGGTGGACGCATGTATGTCACTATGGATCGTTATGAG AATGATTGGCAAGTTGTGAAACGTGGTTGGGATGCTCAAGTTCTTGGTGAAGCTCCACACAAGTTCAAGAATGCAGTTGAGGCGATAAAGAAACTAAGGGAAGCTCCAAATGCTAATGACCAATATTTACCACCATTTGTGATTGTTGATGATGGCGGGAAGGCGGTGGGTCCCATTGTGGATGGTGATGCGGTTGTGACAGTTAACTTTCGAGCTGATCGTATGACAATGCTTGCTCAAGCTCTTGAATATGAAAAGTTTGATAAGTTTGATAGAGTCCGCTTCCCCAAAATTAGGTATGCAGGTATGCTTCAGTATGATGGAGAGTTGAAACTTCCAAGTCATTATCTTGTATCACCTCCATTGATTGAGAGGACTTCCGGTGAATATTTGGTCAACAATGGTATCCGCACTTTCGCCTGCAG CGAAACGGTGAAGTTTGGTCATGTTACTTTCTTCTGGAATGGAAATCGTTCGGGATGTTTCAATTCTGAGAAGGAAGAATATGTGGAAATTCCAAGTGATTCTGGAATTACATTTAATGAGAAACCAAAGATGAAGGCTTTTGAGATTGGTGAGAAAGCGCGTGATGCTATCCTAAGTGGAAAGTTTGACCAG GTACGAGTGAATATACCAAATGGTGATATGGTTGGGCATACGGGCGATGTGGACGCCACAATTGTCGCTTGCAAGGCTGCGGATGAGGCTGTTAAG ACGATACTTGATGCGGTAGAGAAAGTGGGTGGCATATATGTCGTGACTGCAGATCATGGAAACGCAGAGGATATGGTGAAACGTGACAAGAAAGGGGAGCCAATAGTTGGCAAGGATGGAAAAGTCCAAATCCTAACCTCACACACTCTTCAACCA GTGCCGGTTGCGATAGGAGGACCGGGGTTAGCGAGTGGTGTGAAGTTCCGTAAGGATGTCCCGAATGGTGGGCTAGCGAATGTAGCGGCAACGGTTATGAATTTGCATGGGTTTGTGGCTCCTGATGACTATGAGACCACACTTATTGAAGTTGCTTAA
- the LOC111885745 gene encoding uncharacterized protein LOC111885745, giving the protein MEGFGGSGGSRNRRITMASSTGRGGSRPPPLCGGRRRVVATKKHGWSNPLSVNNSVKKLQRREISSKPNRASAITKSLHRFRNFRLTERYDIHDPVGQCSLVLPLLMKRAKVIEIVVVHDIVFALASSGVCAAFSRDTNKRICFLNIYPDEVIRSLFYNKNNDSLITVSVYASDNFSSLKCRSIRIEYIQRGKPDEGFPLFETESLKWPGFVEFDDVNEKVLTYSAQDSIYKVFDLKNYTLLYSIADKHVEEIKISPGIMLLIFSRGQSHVPLKILSIEDGTVLKDFNHLLHRNKKVDFIEQFNEKLLVKQDNENLQILDVRNAEVKEVGSTKFMTPSAFIFLYENQLFLTFRNQTVSVWNFRGELVTSFEDHVLSHPDCNTNNIYITSDQDLIVSFCKAADNQQFTDRRAGSINISNIWTGKCIAKINSSNAISSKEEEGSSSSRSRQIEVNMVEEALEDITALYFDEDRNEIYTGNSNGLVHVWSN; this is encoded by the exons ATGGAGGGGTTTGGTGGTAGCGGTGGTAGTAGAAATAGGAGAATTACGATGGCTAGCAGCACGGGTAGAGGTGGGAGTAGACCTCCACCGCTATGCGGTGGTCGGAGGAGAGTGGTTGCTACAAAGAAGCATGGATGGAGCAACCCGCTGTCGGTCAACAACAGCGTCAAAAAACTTCAAAGACGCGAGATTTCTTCTAAACCCAATCGTGCCTCTGCAATCACCAAATCTCTCCACCGTTTTCGCAACTTCCGCTTGACG GAGAGATACGATATCCATGATCCCGTGGGCCAATGTTCATTAGTATTACCATTGTTGATGAAAAGAGCAAAAGTCATTGAAATAGTTGTGGTGCATGATATTGTCTTTGCTCTTGCAAGTTCTGGTGTTTGTGCAGCTTTTAGTAGAG ATACAAACAAGAGGATATGTTTCTTGAATATCTATCCAGATGAAGTCATCCGGAGCttgttttataataaaaataatgattCATTGATTACAGTTTCGGTATATGCTTCCGATAACTTCAGTTCACTAAAATGCAGATCAATAAGAATAGA ATACATACAAAGAGGGAAACCTGATGAAGGGTTTCCTCTTTTTGAAACCGAATCTTTAAAGTGGCCTGGATTTGTGGAGTTTGATGATGTAAATGAAAAGGTTCTTACCTACTCTGCACAAGATAG tatATACAAGGTATTTGACCTGAAGAACTACACTCTCTTATACTCCATAGCCGATAAACATGTGGAAGAAATCAAAATCag CCCTGGAATCATGTTACTAATTTTCAGTCGGGGTCAAAGCCATGTTCCTTTGAAGATCTTATCCATAGAAGATGGCACAGTTTTAAAAGACTTCAATCATTTACTTCATCGAAACAAGAAAGTTGATTTTATTGAGCAATTCAATGAAAAGCTTCTTGTTAAACAAGACAATGAGAATCTTCAAATTCTTGAT GTGAGGAATGCAGAGGTGAAAGAAGTtggaagcacaaagtttatgacTCCATCTGCATTTATATTTCTATATGAGAATCAGCTGTTTCTAACCTTTAGAAATCAAACGGTTTCTGTGTGGAACTTTAGAGGGGAACTTGTTACATCTTTTGAAGACCATGTCTTATCACATCCAGACTGTAATACTAACAACATCTATATAACTAGTGATCAAGATCTCATTGTTTCTTTCTGCAAGGCGGCTGATAACCAGCAATTCACTGATCGAAGAG CTGGTTCTATTAATATAAGCAACATATGGACTGGAAAATGCATAGCAAAAATAAACTCAAGCAATGCAATTTCATCAAAGGAAGAAGAGGGAAGCTCAAGTTCAAGGTCAAGGCAAATTGAAGTGAATATGGTTGAAGAAGCACTTGAGGACATAACTGCCCTTTACTTTGATGAAGATCGCAATGAAATCTATACAGGAAATAGTAATGGTTTGGTTCATGTTTGGTCTAACTGA
- the LOC111885744 gene encoding uncharacterized protein LOC111885744 isoform X1, with the protein MEASGVNSDAHRGSLASTSTSDHHYHHPRRQNGNNPFSASNFFRSPVCAFLEYMGILQTQSIIHSDSSGSLINSGRTRNDSSPSMDDSSEVSIRIAGSGEQNINQSSTVGTATQSESLVHSISRAVSAATMDTQGDSRSDQGGAVSGNGDVESADGIGVNNSRDSTYQRYDLQQAARLVEQVLPFSLLLLVVFIRQHFEEIPDFLITIWIAAFMFKSNDILRKQTALKGERKIAVLATISVLFTLHVAGVYWWCRQDDVLYPLVMLPPESTPPFWHAVFIIVVNDTLARQAAMVVKCFLLMYYKNSRGRNRRKQGQMLTVVEYLLLLYRALLPAPVWYRFFLNKEYGSLFSSLMTGLYLTFKLTSIVEKVQSLISSVKALYRKEIHYGPYATSEQVNEAGEVCVICQEKMHVPVVLRCKHVFCEECVSEWFERERTCPLCRALVRPAELRSFSDGSTSLYFQLF; encoded by the exons ATGGAGGCTTCTGGTGTTAATTCAGACGCGCACAGAGGCTCTTTGGCAAGCACCAGTACTAGCGATCATCATTATCACCATCCACGAAGGCAAAATGGAAACAACCCTTTCTCCGCTTCAAATTTCTTTCGCTCACCTGTATGTGCATTCTTGGAGTATATGGGAATTTTACAAACGCAAAGCATTATTCATTCCGATTCATCAGGCAGTTTGATCAATAGTGGACGCACTCGGAATGACTCCTCTCCATCCATGGATGATTCAAGTGAAGTATCTATCAGGATCGCTGGTAGTGGAGAACAAAATATCAATCAATCTTCAACTGTTGGAACAGCTACACAGAGTGAATCATTGGTTCACTCAATTTCAAGAGCTGTTTCTGCAGCGACCATGGATACTCAGGGAGATTCAAGGAGTGATCAAGGTGGTGCTGTGAGTGGGAATGGTGATGTGGAGTCTGCAGATGGTATTGGTGTTAACAATAGCAGAGATTCTACTTACCAAAGATATGATTTACAGCAGGCTGCCAGATTGGTTGAGCAAGTTCTTCCATTTTCTTTATTACTGTTGGTGGTCTTCATTCGGCAACACTTTGAAG AGATTCCAGATTTTCTCATCACAATCTGGATTGCTGCTTTTATGTTCAAATCAAATGATATTCTTCGCAAGCAGACAGCTCTCAAG GGAGAAAGGAAGATAGCAGTTCTAGCAACCATTTCTGTTTTGTTTACACTCCATGTGGCTGGTGTTTACTGGTGGTGCCGCCAGGATGACGTCCTGTATCCATTGGTGATGCTCCCTCCTGAAAGCACACCACCTTTCTGGCATGCAGTTTTCATAATAGTTGTCAATG ATACTTTAGCTAGACAAGCAGCAATGGTGGTCAAATGTTTTCTGTTAATGTATTACAAGAACAGCAGAGGAAGAAATCGCCGAAAACAG GGTCAAATGTTGACTGTGGTTGAGTACTTGTTGCTTTTATATCGCGCATTGCTTCCTGCTCCAGTGTGGTATCGTTTCTTTTTGAACAAAGAATATGGAAGCCTATTTTCATCACTAATGACTGGATTATATCTCACATTCAAACTAACTTCCATTGTTGAAAAG GTCCAATCATTAATTTCGTCTGTAAAGGCTTTATATCGCAAAGAGATTCACTATGGACCTTATGCAACATCTGAACAG GTAAATGAAGCTGGTGAGGTTTGTGTTATTTGCCAAGAAAAAATGCATGTTCCAGTTGTGCTTCGATGTAAACATGTCTTCTGTGAAGAATGCGTATCAGAATG GTTTGAAAGGGAAAGGACGTGTCCTTTGTGCAGAGCGTTGGTGAGACCTGCGGAGTTGAGATCGTTTAGTGATGGTTCCACGAGTTTATATTTTCAGTTGTTTTGA
- the LOC111885744 gene encoding uncharacterized protein LOC111885744 isoform X2: protein MEASGVNSDAHRGSLASTSTSDHHYHHPRRQNGNNPFSASNFFRSPVCAFLEYMGILQTQSIIHSDSSGSLINSGRTRNDSSPSMDDSSEVSIRIAGSGEQNINQSSTVGTATQSESLVHSISRAVSAATMDTQGDSRSDQGGAVSGNGDVESADGIGVNNSRDSTYQRYDLQQAARLVEQVLPFSLLLLVVFIRQHFEDFLITIWIAAFMFKSNDILRKQTALKGERKIAVLATISVLFTLHVAGVYWWCRQDDVLYPLVMLPPESTPPFWHAVFIIVVNDTLARQAAMVVKCFLLMYYKNSRGRNRRKQGQMLTVVEYLLLLYRALLPAPVWYRFFLNKEYGSLFSSLMTGLYLTFKLTSIVEKVQSLISSVKALYRKEIHYGPYATSEQVNEAGEVCVICQEKMHVPVVLRCKHVFCEECVSEWFERERTCPLCRALVRPAELRSFSDGSTSLYFQLF from the exons ATGGAGGCTTCTGGTGTTAATTCAGACGCGCACAGAGGCTCTTTGGCAAGCACCAGTACTAGCGATCATCATTATCACCATCCACGAAGGCAAAATGGAAACAACCCTTTCTCCGCTTCAAATTTCTTTCGCTCACCTGTATGTGCATTCTTGGAGTATATGGGAATTTTACAAACGCAAAGCATTATTCATTCCGATTCATCAGGCAGTTTGATCAATAGTGGACGCACTCGGAATGACTCCTCTCCATCCATGGATGATTCAAGTGAAGTATCTATCAGGATCGCTGGTAGTGGAGAACAAAATATCAATCAATCTTCAACTGTTGGAACAGCTACACAGAGTGAATCATTGGTTCACTCAATTTCAAGAGCTGTTTCTGCAGCGACCATGGATACTCAGGGAGATTCAAGGAGTGATCAAGGTGGTGCTGTGAGTGGGAATGGTGATGTGGAGTCTGCAGATGGTATTGGTGTTAACAATAGCAGAGATTCTACTTACCAAAGATATGATTTACAGCAGGCTGCCAGATTGGTTGAGCAAGTTCTTCCATTTTCTTTATTACTGTTGGTGGTCTTCATTCGGCAACACTTTGAAG ATTTTCTCATCACAATCTGGATTGCTGCTTTTATGTTCAAATCAAATGATATTCTTCGCAAGCAGACAGCTCTCAAG GGAGAAAGGAAGATAGCAGTTCTAGCAACCATTTCTGTTTTGTTTACACTCCATGTGGCTGGTGTTTACTGGTGGTGCCGCCAGGATGACGTCCTGTATCCATTGGTGATGCTCCCTCCTGAAAGCACACCACCTTTCTGGCATGCAGTTTTCATAATAGTTGTCAATG ATACTTTAGCTAGACAAGCAGCAATGGTGGTCAAATGTTTTCTGTTAATGTATTACAAGAACAGCAGAGGAAGAAATCGCCGAAAACAG GGTCAAATGTTGACTGTGGTTGAGTACTTGTTGCTTTTATATCGCGCATTGCTTCCTGCTCCAGTGTGGTATCGTTTCTTTTTGAACAAAGAATATGGAAGCCTATTTTCATCACTAATGACTGGATTATATCTCACATTCAAACTAACTTCCATTGTTGAAAAG GTCCAATCATTAATTTCGTCTGTAAAGGCTTTATATCGCAAAGAGATTCACTATGGACCTTATGCAACATCTGAACAG GTAAATGAAGCTGGTGAGGTTTGTGTTATTTGCCAAGAAAAAATGCATGTTCCAGTTGTGCTTCGATGTAAACATGTCTTCTGTGAAGAATGCGTATCAGAATG GTTTGAAAGGGAAAGGACGTGTCCTTTGTGCAGAGCGTTGGTGAGACCTGCGGAGTTGAGATCGTTTAGTGATGGTTCCACGAGTTTATATTTTCAGTTGTTTTGA
- the LOC122194411 gene encoding uncharacterized protein LOC122194411 codes for MAYRRRHGISRSSTFKEELYRPPDDKTTTSAPSSPLASQIRTSDAHRDSSLSNSAFNTSLQRRSKELSDQKVQGGTLTINVDKKSHDIQDASKLQNKIKSEATDRKELDTEKQSQSQPQEQEPETPTNHEDQLKASRDVAIATAAKAKLLFREIKTVKADLAFAKQRSSQLEEENKILREAREKGDHPADDDMIRLQLETLLAEKARLANENSVYVRENSCLREVIEYHKLSMQEVVYLDEGIEEVAEVNPRVSRTLSAPPFPSSPQNNSFTTKETEFQEGSRRRANLN; via the exons ATGGCGTACCGTAGAAGGCATGGGATTTCTAGGTCTTCGACGTTCAAGGAAGAACTCTATCGTCCTCCTGACGATAAAACCACCACCTCCGCTCCATCATCGCCTCTTGCCTCTCAGATACGAACATCTGATGCTCACCGTGACTCTTCTCTCTCCAATTCGGCGTTTAACACGTCTCTTCAACGCAGATCCAAG gagttaagtgatcaaaaagtgCAAGGGGGTACACTCACCATTAATGTGGACAAAAAAAGTCATGATATTCAAGATGCTAGTAAGTTGCAGAACAAGATCAAATCTGAAGCAACTGATCGTAAAGAACTTGACACCGAAAAACAGTCACAATCACAGCCGCAGGAGCAAGAGCCTGAAACACCGACCAATCATGAGGATCAACTGAAGGCATCTCGCGAC GTGGCGATTGCAACAGCTGCAAAAGCGAAACTTCTTTTTCGAGAGATTAAAACTGTGAAAGCGGATTTAGCTTTTGCAAAACAAAGAAGTTCTCAGCtagaagaagaaaataaaattctTCGAGAGGCTCGTGAAAAAGGAGACCACCCTGCCGATGATGACATG ATACGACTCCAACTTGAAACACTTTTAGCTGAGAAGGCACGTTTGGCTAATGAGAACTCGGTATATGTTCGCGAGAATAGCTGCTTGAGGGAAGTAATTGAATATCATAAACTAAGTATGCAAGAGGTGGTGTATTTGGATGAAGGAATTGAAGAGGTTGCTGAAGTTAATCCTAGAGTTTCCAGGACACTTTCTGCACCCCCGTTTCCTTCGTCTCCTCAGAACAATTCCTTTACAACCAAGGAAACTGAATTCCAAGAGGGGAGTCGTCGTCGTGCAAATTTGAATTAG